Below is a genomic region from Prolixibacteraceae bacterium.
GACAACCACTCTTCATCTAGAACTGGGGTCTGATTATTTTCAGAAACATATTGCTCTACTCTATCCATCATCTGTCGATTTTCTGACATCAAAAAGATATTCATCACCAATAAAGCAATGGATGCTGCAACTCCCACATACCCCCACCATGAGAAGCGAGTAGTGCTCTTCTGAATGATTTCACGCTCCATTTCAGATTCCTCAATCTTTTCCATTATATCAAAAGGAAGTTGATCAAAATACCCATCGGGAGTTCTCCACTCTTTATTATCTTTATTTATATTATCAAGATCTAACATATCAAACTAATCTTAACATTTCTTCTTCAACTTTCTTTTTTGCATGAAAATAGGATGCTTTTAATGCTCCTACAGATGTCTCTAGAATCTCAGATATCTGTTCATACTTTAGCTCGTCAAAATATTTCATATTAAAAACCATCTGTTGCTTCTCAGGCAATTTCAAGACAGCTTCATGCAATTTTCGTTCAATCTCACTACCATTAAAATAAGGGTCCGTTTTTATGTGTGCAACCCTATAATCGATGGATTCTTGGTTGAACATTTTCACCTCTCTCTTACGCTTCTCGATCAAAGAGATAGACTCATTAATCACAATACGATAGAGCCACGTATAGAGCGAAGCATCCCCACGATAGCGATCAATGGCTTTCCAAGCCTTCAAAAAGCTATCTTGCAGCACATCGTTTGCATCATCATGGGTCACAACCATTTTTCTTGCAAAATAGTATAGACGCTCTTGATACAATTGTACCAACATCTGAAATGCATATT
It encodes:
- a CDS encoding sigma-70 family RNA polymerase sigma factor, which encodes MAKEDVIKQQLKVPTQKKYAFQMLVQLYQERLYYFARKMVVTHDDANDVLQDSFLKAWKAIDRYRGDASLYTWLYRIVINESISLIEKRKREVKMFNQESIDYRVAHIKTDPYFNGSEIERKLHEAVLKLPEKQQMVFNMKYFDELKYEQISEILETSVGALKASYFHAKKKVEEEMLRLV